A window of the Longimicrobium sp. genome harbors these coding sequences:
- the tssG gene encoding type VI secretion system baseplate subunit TssG: MDTLASPRARMVRPVAARLLDPEEAPRFDFLQAVRLLEVVRRRARAQTEAVRFRALAHAAPAAAWGKAPHDPAAERLALAGVLGAPPRPLAELLAARAAVPLVAEGAAAGVVLKRLLRTLAAARRRRRPAPGAAVRADVSRAARLLEAVRRLERARDQAVRFRSKVSMAFPASDVAAVRRPREGGAPFEMTVNFLGLAGVTGPLPRPLTELVLARVRREPRPDQGDEARGARPRRRDGGQPGRDFLDLFNHRLVRLMFAARRRYRPALSTTVAEDTPLAQALFALVGLGTRGTRGRLRDAGVQDGALLTYAGLLAQRPRSMAGLESLLCDYFGVPVRGVQFRGRWHALEAEDRTRVGARLGRNHALGVDAVLGGRVWDQQAAFEIEVGPLTAGRFQDFLPSGTAFRPLCELVRFWVGVDLEFTVRLRLGADQAPAARLSGAGWPRLGWSSWLHASAAPGAERQVVLGEGSRVPAPPAVAWRPGARREKLPAPRFFPPRPRPAPGPEGESRSAQA; this comes from the coding sequence ATGGACACGCTGGCTTCCCCGCGCGCGCGAATGGTCCGCCCCGTGGCCGCCCGCCTCCTGGACCCCGAGGAGGCGCCGCGCTTCGACTTCCTGCAGGCGGTGCGCCTGCTGGAGGTGGTGCGCCGCCGCGCCCGCGCCCAGACCGAGGCGGTGCGCTTCCGCGCGCTCGCCCACGCGGCCCCCGCGGCCGCCTGGGGGAAGGCGCCGCACGACCCGGCCGCCGAGCGCCTGGCGCTGGCCGGGGTGCTGGGCGCCCCGCCGCGCCCCCTGGCCGAGCTGCTGGCGGCCCGCGCGGCCGTGCCGCTGGTGGCCGAGGGCGCGGCGGCTGGCGTGGTGCTGAAGCGCCTGCTGCGCACCCTGGCGGCGGCGCGGCGCAGGCGGCGCCCCGCGCCCGGGGCGGCGGTGCGGGCCGACGTCTCGCGGGCCGCGCGCCTGCTGGAGGCGGTGCGCCGGCTGGAGCGCGCCCGCGACCAGGCGGTGCGCTTCCGCTCGAAGGTGTCGATGGCCTTCCCCGCCTCGGACGTGGCCGCGGTGCGGCGACCGAGGGAGGGGGGCGCCCCGTTCGAGATGACGGTGAACTTCCTGGGGCTGGCCGGGGTGACGGGCCCGCTGCCGCGCCCGCTCACCGAGCTGGTGCTGGCGCGCGTCCGCCGCGAGCCGCGGCCGGACCAGGGCGACGAGGCCCGGGGAGCCCGCCCGCGCCGGCGCGACGGCGGCCAGCCCGGGCGCGACTTCCTGGACCTCTTCAACCACCGCCTGGTGCGGCTGATGTTCGCGGCCCGGCGCAGGTACCGCCCCGCGCTCTCCACCACGGTGGCCGAGGACACGCCGCTGGCGCAGGCGCTCTTCGCGCTGGTGGGGCTGGGAACGCGGGGGACGCGGGGCCGACTGCGCGACGCGGGGGTGCAGGACGGGGCGCTGCTCACCTACGCGGGCCTCCTGGCGCAGCGGCCGCGCTCGATGGCGGGGCTGGAGTCGCTGCTGTGCGACTACTTCGGCGTGCCGGTGCGCGGGGTGCAATTCCGCGGGCGCTGGCACGCGCTGGAGGCCGAGGACCGCACCCGCGTGGGCGCGCGGCTGGGGCGCAACCACGCGCTGGGGGTGGACGCGGTGCTGGGGGGGCGGGTGTGGGACCAGCAGGCGGCGTTCGAGATCGAGGTGGGGCCGCTCACCGCCGGGCGCTTCCAGGACTTCCTCCCCTCGGGCACCGCCTTCCGGCCGCTCTGCGAGCTGGTGCGCTTCTGGGTGGGGGTGGACCTGGAGTTCACCGTGCGCCTGCGGCTCGGCGCGGACCAGGCCCCCGCGGCGCGGCTCTCGGGCGCCGGCTGGCCGCGCCTGGGGTGGTCCAGCTGGCTCCACGCGTCCGCCGCGCCCGGCGCCGAGCGCCAGGTGGTGCTCGGCGAGGGGAGCCGCGTCCCCGCCCCGCCGGCGGTGGCCTGGCGCCCCGGCGCGCGCCGCGAGAAGCTCCCCGCCCCGCGCTTCTTCCCGCCCCGGCCGCGCCCCGCCCCCGGGCCGGAGGGCGAGAGTCGTTCGGCACAGGCCTGA
- the tssF gene encoding type VI secretion system baseplate subunit TssF: MSARDTDELLAYYQAELGYLRTAGQEFAKRHPKVARRLELALDESPDPHVERLIESFAFLTARIQRAVDDEFPEVAAAMLGILYPHFTAPVPSVTVARFEPDPTSGKLTTGHLVARGTKLFAQTGEGVHCRFLTCYPATLWPLAVSYAGFESADRFGRGADRALRITLRDGGDPPCRPERLRFYLNADLRSAGALYELIFGHLREVLVVTDGGDPVRLPADAVRAVGFARDEEVLPYPAHAHPAYRLLQEYFAVPRKFFFFDVAGLDRAPAGAVRDLVLLLDRRPPEWLSVDEDTFQLGCTPVVNLFRRTTDPLRLDHRLPEYRLVGDARRERSTEIHTVLEVTATAEGEAEAKPVAPFYSFRHGRRERAYWHARRVPTGRRDLPGTELRLSFVDLELDPALPEGRTVWAKTLCTNRRLAEQLQAGDTLQIEEAAPLHRISVLHPPTPQQDPPLSGATMWRLVSQLSLNHLSLLDEGDGRALEALQEILRLYGAFGADGARRQVDGIRALRTRRVVRRLGGDAWRGLCRGTEVELAFDEEKFAGGSAFLLGAVLARFLALYASVNSFTQTVIRRDQTDEVWKRWPPMAGEQPVL; the protein is encoded by the coding sequence ATGAGCGCGCGCGACACCGACGAGCTGCTCGCCTACTACCAGGCGGAGCTGGGCTACCTGCGCACCGCCGGCCAGGAGTTCGCGAAGCGCCACCCCAAGGTGGCCCGCCGCCTGGAGCTGGCGCTGGACGAGAGCCCCGACCCGCACGTCGAGCGGCTGATCGAGAGCTTCGCCTTCCTGACCGCGCGCATCCAGCGCGCGGTGGACGACGAGTTCCCCGAGGTGGCGGCGGCGATGCTGGGGATCCTCTACCCGCACTTCACCGCGCCCGTCCCCTCGGTGACGGTGGCGCGCTTCGAGCCCGACCCCACCAGCGGCAAGCTCACCACCGGGCACCTGGTGGCCAGGGGGACGAAGCTCTTCGCGCAGACGGGCGAGGGGGTGCACTGCCGCTTCCTCACCTGCTACCCGGCCACCCTCTGGCCGCTGGCGGTCTCCTACGCGGGCTTCGAGTCGGCCGACCGCTTCGGGCGCGGGGCCGACCGGGCGCTGCGCATCACGCTGCGCGACGGCGGCGACCCGCCGTGCCGGCCCGAACGCTTGCGCTTCTACCTGAACGCGGACCTGAGGAGTGCGGGGGCGCTCTACGAATTGATCTTCGGGCACCTGCGCGAGGTGCTGGTGGTGACCGACGGGGGCGACCCGGTGCGCCTGCCGGCCGACGCGGTGCGCGCGGTGGGCTTCGCGAGGGACGAGGAGGTGCTCCCCTACCCGGCGCACGCGCACCCGGCGTACCGGCTGCTGCAGGAGTACTTCGCGGTGCCGCGCAAGTTCTTCTTCTTCGACGTCGCGGGGCTGGACCGCGCCCCGGCCGGCGCGGTGCGCGACCTTGTGCTGCTCCTGGACCGGCGCCCGCCGGAGTGGCTCTCGGTGGACGAGGACACCTTCCAGCTCGGCTGCACGCCGGTGGTGAACCTCTTCCGCAGGACGACGGACCCGCTGCGGCTGGACCACCGCCTGCCGGAGTACCGGCTGGTGGGCGACGCGCGGCGCGAGCGCAGCACCGAGATCCACACGGTGCTGGAGGTGACGGCCACGGCCGAGGGCGAGGCCGAGGCGAAGCCGGTGGCGCCGTTCTACTCGTTCCGCCACGGCCGCCGCGAGCGCGCCTACTGGCACGCGAGGCGGGTGCCCACCGGCCGGCGCGACCTGCCGGGGACGGAGCTCCGGCTCTCGTTCGTGGACCTGGAGCTCGACCCCGCGCTCCCCGAGGGGCGCACGGTGTGGGCGAAGACGCTCTGCACCAACCGCCGCCTGGCCGAGCAGCTGCAGGCGGGCGACACGCTGCAGATCGAGGAGGCGGCGCCCTTGCACCGCATCTCCGTGCTGCACCCGCCCACGCCGCAGCAGGACCCGCCGCTCTCGGGAGCCACCATGTGGCGGCTGGTGTCGCAGCTCTCGCTCAACCACCTCTCGCTCCTGGACGAGGGCGACGGGCGGGCGCTGGAGGCGCTGCAGGAGATCCTGCGCCTGTACGGGGCCTTCGGGGCCGACGGGGCGCGGCGCCAGGTGGACGGCATCCGCGCCCTCCGGACCCGCCGCGTGGTGCGCCGCCTGGGCGGCGACGCCTGGCGGGGGCTCTGCCGCGGCACCGAGGTGGAGCTCGCCTTCGACGAGGAGAAGTTCGCCGGCGGGAGCGCGTTCCTGCTGGGCGCCGTGCTGGCGCGCTTCCTGGCGCTCTACGCCTCGGTGAACTCGTTCACGCAGACCGTCATCCGCCGCGACCAGACCGACGAGGTGTGGAAGCGCTGGCCCCCCATGGCCGGCGAGCAGCCCGTCCTGTAG
- the tssE gene encoding type VI secretion system baseplate subunit TssE has product MHGPREGRRIPGARALLFDRLVDEHPHEDEEEEPARVLDRQALRRSVRTELERLLNTRCPLRAEELQGRERTTLEYGLPDLAHVYTRDAGGREEIAAAVKAAVEAYEPRLKRVRVTVEPSPEHEERRLYARIDALLVVGEVAEAVSFTRLALGPGRT; this is encoded by the coding sequence ATGCATGGTCCCCGCGAGGGGCGCCGCATCCCCGGCGCGCGGGCCCTCCTCTTCGACCGCCTGGTGGACGAGCACCCCCACGAGGACGAGGAGGAGGAGCCCGCGCGCGTGCTGGACCGGCAGGCGCTGCGCCGCTCGGTGCGAACCGAGCTGGAGCGCCTGCTGAACACGCGCTGCCCCTTGCGCGCCGAGGAGCTGCAGGGGCGCGAGCGCACCACGCTGGAGTACGGGCTGCCGGACCTGGCGCACGTCTACACCCGCGACGCGGGCGGGCGCGAGGAGATCGCGGCGGCGGTGAAGGCGGCCGTGGAGGCGTACGAGCCGCGGCTGAAGCGGGTGCGGGTGACGGTGGAGCCCTCGCCCGAGCACGAGGAGCGCCGCCTGTACGCCCGCATCGACGCGCTGCTGGTGGTGGGCGAGGTGGCCGAGGCGGTCTCGTTCACGCGGCTGGCGCTGGGGCCGGGACGGACGTGA